In a genomic window of Glycine max cultivar Williams 82 chromosome 13, Glycine_max_v4.0, whole genome shotgun sequence:
- the LOC102663582 gene encoding protein MAIN-LIKE 2-like encodes MIAATGLDPLIRCSVITTDPGLISAFVERWHRETSRFHLLVGEVTITLDDVSSLLHIPITGALHSFEPLATSDAVALLTELLEVTPDEATAETLGCTLFANKSATHVHVVHLQAFRDLGQAGAFSWGVAALVHLYDQLNEASQAPTRQIAGYISLLQCWIYEHFSSVHRSVVDDGYAEASPRACRWLTGKAQMAEIKGAPYRARIDALTVTDVCWMPYAEHRGVRGYDLISSYTGQVRWGLIIVYLRPERVVRQMGYI; translated from the exons ATGATTGCGGCCACCGGATTGGATCCATTGATCAGGTGTTCTGTGATCACCACTGATCCTGGACTCATATCCGCCTTTGTTGAGAGGTGGCATAGGGAGACGAGCAGATTCCACCTCCTAGTAGGGGAGGTGACGATCACTCTAGATGACGTTTCGTCGCTCTTGCACATTCCAATTACTGGCGCACTGCATTCATTCGAGCCGCTGGCTACATCTGACGCAGTGGCCCTATTGACGGAGCTACTTGAGGTCACCCCAGATGAGGCTACAGCTGAGACAC TTGGTTGCACCCTTttcgctaacaagagtgcaacccatGTCCATGTTGTGCACCTGCAGGCATTCAGAGACCTAGGACAGGCAGGGGCATTCTCTTGGGGAGTGGCCGCTTTGGTCCACTTGTACGATCAGCTTAACGAGGCGTCGCAAGCCCCTACACGGCAGATAGCTGGTTACATTTCACTACTTCAG TGTTGGATTTACGAGCACTTTTCATCAGTCCACAGGTCTGTTGTTGACGATGGTTATGCTGAGGCTAGCCCACGTGCCTGTAGGTGGCTTACGGGTAAGGCCCAGATGGCCGAGATTAAGGGAGCCCCTTATAGAGCACGTATTGATGCCCTGACAGTCACTGACGTCTGTTGGATGCCGTATGCTGAGCATCGGGGAGTTCGGGGCTATGACTTGATCTCCTCGTACACGGGGCAAGTCAGATGGGGTCTGATCATCGTCTACCTTCGACCAGAGAGGGTGGTTCGGCAGATGGGGTACATTTAG